Proteins encoded together in one Paracidovorax wautersii window:
- the egtD gene encoding L-histidine N(alpha)-methyltransferase, which yields MIDGLLREVPGISPKYFYDQKGSELFTQITEVPEYYPTRTEHALMVGHGPDIARAIGKGGVVIELGAGSCEKARGLCRLLQPFYFIGIDISADYLQDGVARLRADLPGLDARAVGGDITRGVQLPADLPQTHRLVFYPGSSIGNFDPPQAVELLTHMRELAGANGGLLIGIDLPKDTAVLEAAYDDAAGVTAAFNRNILSHVNRLIQADFDPQQWQHRAFFNTATSRIEMHLEARTPQRVRWAGGGRDFAAGERIHTENSYKYTVPVFSKMLAQAGFSQPQAWTDERGWYAMVHART from the coding sequence ATCATCGACGGGCTGCTGCGGGAGGTGCCGGGCATCTCTCCCAAATATTTTTACGACCAGAAGGGGTCCGAGCTCTTCACCCAGATTACGGAGGTTCCGGAGTACTACCCCACGCGCACCGAGCACGCCTTGATGGTCGGGCACGGCCCGGACATCGCCCGGGCCATCGGCAAGGGGGGCGTGGTCATCGAACTGGGCGCCGGCAGCTGCGAAAAGGCGCGTGGGCTCTGCAGGCTGCTCCAGCCGTTCTACTTCATCGGGATCGATATTTCGGCGGACTATCTGCAGGACGGCGTGGCCCGCCTGCGCGCCGATCTGCCCGGTCTGGATGCGCGGGCCGTCGGTGGCGACATCACGCGCGGCGTGCAGTTGCCGGCTGATCTGCCGCAGACCCATCGGCTCGTGTTCTACCCCGGCTCGTCGATCGGCAATTTTGATCCGCCACAGGCCGTTGAGCTGCTGACGCACATGCGGGAGCTGGCGGGCGCCAACGGCGGACTGCTCATTGGCATCGACCTGCCGAAGGACACGGCCGTGCTGGAGGCCGCCTACGACGATGCGGCTGGCGTGACGGCGGCATTCAACCGCAACATCCTGTCCCATGTGAACCGGCTCATCCAGGCCGACTTCGACCCGCAGCAGTGGCAGCACCGCGCGTTCTTCAACACGGCGACGTCGCGCATCGAGATGCACCTCGAAGCCCGGACGCCGCAGCGTGTGCGCTGGGCCGGTGGCGGGCGCGACTTCGCTGCGGGCGAGCGCATCCACACGGAGAACAGCTACAAGTACACCGTGCCCGTGTTTTCCAAGATGCTGGCGCAGGCCGGCTTCTCGCAGCCGCAGGCGTGGACGGACGAGCGCGGTTGGTATGCCATGGTGCATGCCCGCACCTGA
- a CDS encoding metal-dependent hydrolase — translation MDSLTQIALGSAVTLAAMGRRTAAWKAVLWGAIAGTLPDLDAFIDHGNAIANMVRHRGESHALLYLTLLSVPLGGLVARLHGETQQWRRWCFALWLALITHPLLDWMTVYGTQLLLPFTDYPFGVGSIFIIDPLYTVPLLVGVTAALLLHDRRGLHWNGWGLVCSSLYLAWSVAAQHYVTGVAMASLHAQGVRAERVLVTPSPFNTLLWRVVAVTPTQYLEGFYALADGDRPMRWSRHERGADLLARYRSQVHVQRLQRFSHGFMRMEQDARGHVFATDLRMGQEPHYFFHFDLGPADDLQGSGGPVTQHGTRPDIAAALPALWHRMWGRDGGEGAYGADASGRP, via the coding sequence ATGGATTCACTGACCCAGATCGCCCTCGGTTCCGCCGTCACCCTGGCCGCCATGGGCCGGCGCACCGCCGCCTGGAAAGCCGTGTTATGGGGCGCCATCGCCGGCACGCTGCCCGACCTGGACGCGTTCATCGACCACGGCAACGCCATCGCCAACATGGTGCGGCACCGCGGCGAGAGCCACGCGCTGCTCTACCTCACGCTACTGTCCGTGCCGCTCGGCGGATTGGTAGCACGGCTGCACGGGGAGACGCAGCAGTGGCGGCGCTGGTGCTTCGCCTTGTGGCTGGCCCTCATCACGCACCCGCTGCTGGACTGGATGACGGTCTATGGCACGCAACTGCTGCTCCCGTTCACCGACTACCCGTTCGGCGTGGGCAGCATCTTCATCATCGACCCGCTGTACACCGTGCCCCTGCTGGTGGGTGTCACCGCCGCCCTGCTCCTGCACGACCGGAGGGGCTTGCACTGGAACGGGTGGGGCCTGGTCTGCAGCAGCCTCTACCTGGCCTGGAGCGTGGCAGCGCAGCATTACGTGACCGGGGTGGCGATGGCCTCGCTGCACGCCCAGGGCGTGCGGGCCGAGCGCGTTCTCGTCACGCCTTCCCCCTTCAACACCCTGCTGTGGCGGGTGGTCGCCGTCACCCCCACCCAGTACCTCGAAGGCTTCTATGCGCTGGCGGACGGCGATCGGCCGATGCGGTGGAGCCGGCACGAACGCGGCGCCGACCTGCTGGCCCGCTACCGGAGCCAGGTGCATGTGCAACGTCTGCAACGCTTCAGCCACGGGTTCATGCGCATGGAACAGGACGCACGCGGCCATGTCTTCGCGACCGACCTGCGCATGGGCCAGGAGCCGCATTACTTCTTCCACTTCGATCTGGGGCCGGCGGATGACTTGCAGGGCAGCGGCGGCCCCGTCACGCAGCACGGTACGCGTCCTGACATCGCCGCGGCCCTCCCGGCCTTGTGGCACCGCATGTGGGGCCGTGACGGAGGCGAAGGGGCTTACGGCGCAGACGCATCGGGCCGCCCCTGA
- the purL gene encoding phosphoribosylformylglycinamidine synthase: MTLHLTQLEGGNALSSFRAQQLQPALEAIHPKITGIAARFVHVVATDAEPTPAERERLSALLTYGDAYTGPVDGPAIIVTPRIGTVSPWASKATDIARNCGLDIRRVERITEYRVALKAGLLGGAPELTEAQRQQVAALLHDRMTESVVWSRADASGLFTELPAAPMEFVDVLGGGRAALVASNTRWGLALAEDEIDYLVNAFTALKRNPTDVELMMFAQANSEHCRHKIFNAQFTIDGEKQDKSLFAMIRNTHQLAPQHTVVAYSDNASIMEGVPVERFVAKMASSAGVASASSYEKSSATNHILMKVETHNHPTAISPFPGASTGAGGEIRDEGATGRGSKPKAGLTGFTVSKLWGGEFGKPEHIASPLQIMVEGPLGGAAFNNEFGRPNLLGYFREYEQTVGGIDRGYHKPIMIAGGVGVIDSGLTQKIEFPAGSLLIQLGGPGMRIGMGGSAASSMATGANAAELDFDSVQRGNPEIERRAQEVINHCWAQGAANPILAIHDVGAGGLSNAFPELTNDAGRGARFDLRAVQLEESGMAPKEIWSNESQERYVLAIAPESLEQFRAFCERERCPFAVIGTATGERQLVLEDTAVASGDQKLPVDMPMEVLLGKPPKMHRDVTTVKRELAPIDLTGVPLQKAVIDVLAHPTVASKRFLITIGDRTVGGLSHRDQMVGPWQVPVADCAVTLADYKGFAGEAMSMGERTPLAAIDAPASGRMAVAEAITNLLAAPIELPRVKLSANWMAACGEAGEDADLYATVKAVGMELCPALGISIPVGKDSLSMRTQWKDESGAAKKVTSPVSLIVSAFATLPDVRGTLTPQLDATEEDTTLVLVDLGKGQCRMGGSILGQVLGQAGDVAPDLDDAQDLVNLVNAVNALRAKGQILAYHDRSDGGLLAAAAEMAFAGHVGVALNVDMLVTEGDGISDSRMETGDAKNWAQQVSARREELTLKALFNEELGVVLQVRTADRNDVMQTLREHGLSKWSHFVGKTRPQSSSMDVGKGELQVWRDAKSVFSATLSDLHQVWDAVSWKICQQRDNPACADAEHAAAGEPTDPGLHVALTFDPTENVAAPFLNLAKPKVAILREQGVNSHIEMAYAFTEAGFEAYDVHMTDLQTGRANLADFKGVVACGGFSYGDTLGAGIGWARSITFNPVLADQFKGFFGRTDTFGLGVCNGCQMFAELADIIPGAEAWPRFTTNQSERFEARLSLVEVLESPSLFFAGMAGSRLPIAVAHGEGYANFSRRGNAAQAIAAMRYVDNHGAATEQYPFNPNGSAGGLTAVTTADGRFTAMMPHPERVFRNIQMSWTSGDADQFSAWMRIWRNARKWVG; encoded by the coding sequence GTGACCTTGCACTTGACCCAGCTGGAGGGCGGCAATGCCCTCAGCTCCTTCCGCGCCCAGCAACTGCAGCCCGCCCTCGAGGCCATCCACCCCAAGATCACCGGCATTGCAGCGCGCTTCGTGCATGTGGTGGCGACCGATGCCGAACCCACGCCCGCCGAGCGCGAGCGCCTGTCGGCGCTGCTCACCTACGGCGATGCCTATACCGGCCCGGTCGACGGCCCCGCCATCATCGTCACGCCGCGCATCGGCACGGTGTCGCCCTGGGCCTCCAAGGCGACGGACATCGCCCGCAACTGCGGCCTGGACATCCGCCGCGTGGAGCGCATCACCGAGTACCGTGTGGCGCTCAAGGCCGGCCTGCTGGGGGGCGCGCCGGAGCTGACCGAGGCGCAGCGCCAGCAGGTCGCCGCGCTGCTGCATGACCGCATGACCGAATCGGTGGTGTGGAGCCGCGCCGATGCGTCCGGCCTGTTCACCGAGCTGCCGGCCGCGCCGATGGAGTTCGTCGATGTGCTGGGCGGCGGCCGCGCGGCGCTGGTGGCGTCCAACACCCGCTGGGGCCTGGCGCTGGCGGAAGACGAGATCGACTACCTGGTCAACGCCTTCACGGCCCTGAAGCGCAACCCGACCGATGTGGAACTGATGATGTTCGCGCAGGCCAACAGCGAGCACTGCCGCCACAAGATCTTCAACGCGCAGTTCACCATTGACGGCGAAAAGCAGGACAAGAGCCTGTTCGCCATGATCCGCAATACGCACCAGCTGGCGCCCCAGCACACGGTGGTGGCGTACTCGGACAACGCCTCCATCATGGAAGGCGTGCCGGTGGAGCGTTTTGTGGCCAAAATGGCCTCCAGCGCAGGTGTAGCAAGCGCTTCCAGCTATGAAAAGAGTAGTGCGACCAACCACATCCTGATGAAGGTGGAAACGCACAACCACCCGACGGCGATCTCGCCCTTCCCCGGTGCATCGACCGGCGCGGGCGGAGAAATCCGCGACGAGGGCGCCACGGGCCGGGGCTCCAAGCCCAAGGCCGGCCTGACGGGCTTCACCGTGTCCAAGCTGTGGGGCGGTGAGTTCGGCAAGCCCGAGCACATCGCCAGCCCGCTGCAGATCATGGTCGAGGGCCCGCTGGGCGGCGCCGCGTTCAACAACGAATTCGGCCGTCCCAATCTGCTGGGCTACTTCCGCGAATACGAGCAGACCGTGGGCGGCATCGATCGCGGCTACCACAAGCCCATCATGATCGCGGGCGGCGTGGGCGTGATCGATTCCGGCCTCACGCAGAAGATCGAGTTCCCGGCCGGCTCGCTGCTGATCCAGCTGGGCGGCCCCGGCATGCGCATCGGCATGGGCGGCAGCGCGGCCAGTTCGATGGCCACGGGCGCCAACGCGGCCGAGCTGGACTTCGACTCCGTGCAGCGCGGCAATCCGGAGATCGAGCGCCGCGCGCAAGAAGTCATCAACCACTGCTGGGCACAAGGCGCGGCCAACCCCATCCTGGCGATCCACGACGTGGGCGCGGGCGGTCTGTCCAACGCCTTCCCCGAGCTGACCAACGATGCGGGCCGTGGCGCGCGCTTCGACCTGCGCGCCGTGCAGCTCGAAGAGTCGGGCATGGCTCCGAAAGAAATCTGGTCCAACGAGAGCCAGGAACGCTACGTGCTGGCCATCGCTCCGGAATCGCTGGAACAGTTCCGCGCGTTCTGCGAGCGCGAGCGCTGCCCGTTTGCCGTGATCGGCACAGCCACGGGCGAGCGCCAGCTGGTGCTGGAAGACACCGCCGTTGCGTCCGGAGACCAGAAGCTGCCCGTGGACATGCCCATGGAAGTGCTGCTGGGCAAGCCGCCCAAGATGCACCGCGACGTGACCACGGTGAAGCGGGAACTGGCGCCCATCGACCTGACCGGCGTGCCGCTGCAAAAGGCCGTGATCGACGTGCTGGCGCACCCCACGGTGGCGTCCAAGCGCTTCCTGATCACCATCGGCGACCGCACGGTGGGCGGCCTGAGCCACCGCGACCAGATGGTCGGCCCCTGGCAGGTGCCGGTGGCGGATTGCGCCGTCACGCTGGCCGATTACAAAGGCTTTGCCGGCGAGGCGATGAGCATGGGCGAGCGCACGCCGCTGGCTGCCATCGACGCGCCCGCATCCGGCCGCATGGCCGTGGCCGAGGCCATCACCAACCTGCTGGCCGCGCCTATCGAGCTGCCGCGCGTGAAGCTGTCCGCCAACTGGATGGCCGCCTGCGGCGAAGCCGGTGAAGACGCCGATCTGTATGCCACGGTGAAGGCCGTGGGCATGGAGCTGTGCCCCGCTTTGGGCATCAGCATCCCCGTGGGCAAGGATTCGCTGTCCATGCGCACGCAGTGGAAGGACGAGTCCGGCGCGGCCAAGAAGGTGACCTCGCCCGTGAGCCTGATCGTGAGCGCCTTCGCCACGCTGCCCGACGTGCGCGGCACGCTCACGCCGCAGCTCGACGCCACGGAAGAAGACACCACACTGGTGCTGGTCGACCTGGGCAAGGGCCAGTGCCGCATGGGCGGCTCCATCCTGGGCCAGGTGCTGGGCCAGGCCGGTGACGTAGCGCCCGATCTCGACGACGCGCAGGACCTGGTGAACCTGGTCAACGCCGTGAACGCGCTGCGTGCCAAGGGCCAGATCCTGGCCTACCACGACCGCAGCGACGGTGGCCTGCTGGCCGCAGCGGCCGAGATGGCCTTCGCCGGCCACGTGGGCGTGGCACTGAACGTGGACATGCTGGTCACCGAAGGCGACGGCATCAGCGACAGCCGCATGGAAACCGGCGACGCCAAGAACTGGGCCCAGCAGGTGAGCGCGCGCCGCGAAGAACTCACGCTGAAGGCACTGTTCAACGAAGAGCTGGGCGTGGTGCTGCAGGTGCGCACGGCCGACCGCAATGACGTGATGCAGACGCTGCGCGAGCACGGCCTGAGTAAGTGGAGCCACTTCGTCGGCAAGACGCGCCCGCAGTCGTCCAGCATGGACGTGGGCAAGGGCGAGCTGCAGGTGTGGCGCGATGCCAAGAGCGTGTTCAGCGCCACGCTGTCCGACCTGCACCAGGTGTGGGACGCCGTGAGCTGGAAGATCTGCCAGCAGCGCGACAACCCCGCCTGCGCCGATGCCGAGCACGCCGCTGCCGGCGAGCCGACCGACCCGGGCCTGCACGTCGCCCTGACGTTCGACCCGACCGAGAACGTGGCCGCACCGTTCCTGAACCTCGCCAAGCCGAAGGTCGCCATCCTGCGCGAGCAGGGCGTGAACTCGCACATCGAGATGGCCTACGCCTTCACCGAGGCAGGCTTCGAGGCGTACGACGTGCACATGACCGACCTGCAGACCGGCCGCGCGAATCTGGCCGACTTCAAGGGCGTGGTCGCCTGCGGCGGCTTCAGCTACGGCGACACGCTGGGTGCCGGCATCGGCTGGGCGCGTTCCATCACCTTCAACCCGGTACTGGCGGACCAGTTCAAGGGCTTCTTCGGCCGCACCGACACGTTCGGCCTGGGCGTGTGCAACGGCTGCCAGATGTTCGCCGAGCTGGCCGACATCATTCCCGGCGCCGAAGCCTGGCCGCGCTTCACCACCAACCAGAGCGAGCGCTTCGAGGCCCGCCTGTCGCTGGTGGAGGTGTTGGAGTCACCCAGCCTGTTCTTTGCCGGCATGGCCGGCAGCCGGCTGCCGATCGCGGTGGCACATGGCGAGGGCTACGCCAACTTCAGCCGCCGCGGCAATGCGGCGCAGGCGATTGCGGCGATGCGTTACGTGGACAACCACGGCGCAGCCACCGAGCAGTACCCGTTCAACCCGAACGGCAGCGCGGGCGGCCTGACGGCGGTGACCACGGCGGACGGCCGCTTCACGGCCATGATGCCGCACCCCGAGCGCGTGTTCCGCAACATCCAGATGAGCTGGACCAGCGGCGACGCTGACCAGTTCAGCGCGTGGATGCGCATCTGGCGCAACGCGCGCAAGTGGGTGGGCTGA
- the map gene encoding type I methionyl aminopeptidase, which produces MSINIKDAAGIAGMREACRLASEVLDYIAPHIRPGITTKDVDRLGAECMAQQGTVSATIGYQPPGYPPYPGHLCTSLNNVVCHGIPNDKPLKKGDIMNVDVTVITKDGWYGDNSRMYLIGDVSIAAKRLCALTFDAMWLGIQQVKPGARLGDVGHAIQKFAEGHGLSVVREFCGHGIGQKFHEEPQVLHYGRPGTLEELVPGMVFTIEPMLNAGRREVKEHGNDGWTIVTKDRSLSAQWEHTVLVTETGYEVMTLSAGSPPLPPFVTATRT; this is translated from the coding sequence ATGAGCATCAACATCAAAGACGCCGCGGGCATCGCGGGCATGCGCGAAGCGTGCCGGCTCGCCTCGGAAGTGCTGGACTACATCGCGCCCCACATCCGTCCCGGCATCACCACCAAGGACGTCGACCGCCTGGGCGCCGAATGCATGGCCCAGCAGGGCACCGTGTCCGCCACCATCGGCTACCAGCCGCCGGGCTATCCGCCCTACCCCGGCCACCTGTGCACCTCGCTCAACAACGTGGTCTGCCACGGCATCCCGAACGACAAGCCCCTGAAGAAGGGCGACATCATGAACGTGGACGTCACCGTGATCACCAAGGACGGCTGGTACGGCGACAACAGCCGCATGTACCTGATCGGCGACGTCTCCATCGCGGCCAAGCGGCTGTGCGCGTTGACCTTCGACGCCATGTGGCTGGGCATCCAGCAGGTCAAGCCGGGCGCGCGCCTGGGCGACGTGGGCCATGCCATCCAGAAGTTCGCCGAGGGGCATGGCCTGTCGGTGGTGCGCGAGTTCTGCGGCCACGGCATCGGCCAGAAGTTCCATGAGGAGCCGCAGGTGCTGCACTACGGCCGCCCCGGCACGCTGGAAGAGCTGGTGCCGGGCATGGTCTTCACGATCGAACCCATGCTCAACGCAGGCCGCCGCGAGGTGAAGGAACACGGCAACGACGGCTGGACCATCGTCACCAAGGACCGCAGCCTGTCGGCCCAATGGGAGCACACCGTCCTCGTCACCGAGACGGGCTACGAGGTGATGACCCTGTCGGCGGGCTCCCCGCCGTTGCCTCCGTTCGTGACCGCCACGCGCACCTGA
- a CDS encoding OmpW family protein, translating into MKKNLLAVAVLCAMTSGAAFAQQADVGPWQVRVRALHLDSDNGGSTNPNLGLSINDKTFPEFDISYFFSPNFAAELILTYPQKHDLRSNGALGNLGKIGSLKHLPPTLTAQYHFTNFGAFKPYVGAGVNYTRFSSVRFDPAVDAALQPSVKKNSFGGALQIGFDYALDKNWSLNFDVKKVYIKTDVRSAGTKVGTFKVDPLLVGVGVGYRF; encoded by the coding sequence ATGAAAAAGAATCTGCTGGCCGTGGCCGTCCTGTGCGCAATGACCTCTGGTGCTGCCTTCGCGCAGCAGGCCGACGTTGGCCCATGGCAAGTGCGGGTGCGTGCCCTGCACCTGGACAGCGACAACGGGGGCTCCACCAACCCCAACCTGGGTCTGTCGATCAACGACAAAACGTTCCCCGAGTTCGACATCAGCTACTTCTTCTCGCCCAACTTCGCTGCCGAGCTGATCCTGACGTACCCGCAAAAGCACGACCTGCGCTCCAACGGCGCTCTGGGCAATCTGGGCAAGATCGGTTCGCTCAAGCACCTGCCGCCCACGCTGACGGCGCAATACCACTTCACCAACTTCGGCGCGTTCAAGCCCTACGTGGGCGCTGGCGTGAACTACACCCGCTTCTCCAGCGTGCGCTTCGACCCCGCCGTGGACGCGGCCCTCCAGCCTTCCGTCAAGAAGAACAGCTTTGGCGGCGCGCTCCAGATCGGCTTCGACTACGCCCTGGACAAGAACTGGTCCCTCAACTTCGACGTGAAGAAGGTCTACATCAAGACCGACGTGCGCTCGGCCGGCACCAAGGTGGGCACGTTCAAAGTGGACCCGCTGCTGGTGGGCGTGGGCGTGGGCTACCGCTTCTAA
- a CDS encoding DUF808 domain-containing protein — protein sequence MAGASLLTLLDDIATVLDDVALMTKVAAKKSAAMADDVSAMTKVAAQKTAGVLGDDLALNAQQVTGVRAERELPVVWAVAKGSLVNKAILVPAALLISAFLPWAVTPLLMVGGAFLCFEGFEKLAHKFLHRHDAPREDAAREAHAQANAHPAVDMAAFEKDKVKGAVRTDFILSAEIIAITLGTVADAPFGQQVAVLAGIAVLMTVGVYGFVAGIVKLDDLGLWLSRKNASAAQALGRGIVAAAPWLMKGLSVAGTAAMFLVGGGILVHGVPVLAHAVEGLAAAAARGPAAGLWSVLASSALNALVGIVAGAVVLMGVTLVQRLRGRSGAAPHAS from the coding sequence ATGGCCGGTGCCAGTCTGCTCACCCTGCTCGACGATATCGCCACCGTCCTCGACGATGTGGCCCTCATGACCAAGGTGGCCGCCAAGAAGAGCGCCGCCATGGCCGACGACGTCTCCGCCATGACCAAGGTCGCCGCGCAGAAGACGGCCGGCGTGCTGGGCGATGACCTCGCGCTCAACGCGCAGCAGGTCACGGGCGTGCGCGCCGAGCGGGAGCTGCCCGTGGTCTGGGCGGTGGCCAAGGGTTCGCTGGTCAACAAGGCGATCCTGGTGCCGGCGGCACTGCTGATCAGCGCCTTCCTGCCGTGGGCGGTGACGCCGCTCCTCATGGTGGGCGGTGCCTTCCTGTGCTTCGAAGGGTTCGAGAAGCTGGCCCACAAGTTCCTGCACCGCCACGACGCGCCGCGCGAGGACGCCGCCCGCGAGGCACACGCGCAGGCGAACGCCCATCCGGCGGTGGACATGGCGGCCTTCGAGAAGGACAAGGTGAAGGGCGCCGTGCGCACCGACTTCATCCTGTCGGCCGAGATCATCGCCATCACGCTGGGCACTGTGGCCGACGCGCCGTTCGGCCAGCAGGTGGCCGTGCTGGCGGGCATCGCCGTGCTGATGACGGTGGGCGTGTACGGCTTCGTCGCCGGCATCGTCAAGCTCGACGACCTGGGCCTGTGGCTCAGCCGCAAGAACGCCAGCGCGGCGCAGGCCCTGGGGCGCGGCATCGTCGCCGCGGCGCCCTGGCTGATGAAGGGCCTGTCGGTGGCCGGCACCGCGGCCATGTTCCTCGTCGGCGGCGGCATCCTGGTGCATGGCGTGCCCGTGTTGGCGCACGCCGTGGAGGGCCTGGCCGCGGCGGCCGCCCGTGGCCCCGCGGCGGGCCTCTGGAGCGTGCTGGCTTCCAGCGCGCTGAACGCCCTGGTCGGCATCGTGGCGGGTGCGGTGGTGTTGATGGGCGTCACGCTGGTGCAGCGGCTGCGCGGCCGCAGCGGTGCTGCGCCCCACGCCTCCTGA